Proteins from one Desulfomicrobium macestii genomic window:
- a CDS encoding ATP-binding protein, with translation MLPKTKSKPKHTLSDLTALVYGPSKIGKSTWCSKADDALFLATEPGLNALEVFQTPITCWDDLLQACAEIAEGKHEFKTIVVDTVDNAYKMCSDYVCKKFKIEHESDLGYGKGYALINNEFQRVINKLAFLPYGLILISHSQERDIETRTGKHTRIVPTLPEKARKLVTGLVDLILFCDLDMKTGEDGKPVWQRVMRTKPSPNYDAGDRTGRLPEVIPLDFSSFMKAFNNTAAGAAASAARPKPEPTASAAAKPQQ, from the coding sequence ATGCTTCCCAAGACCAAAAGCAAACCCAAACACACGCTCTCGGACCTCACCGCCCTGGTGTACGGCCCGAGCAAGATCGGCAAGAGCACCTGGTGCTCCAAGGCCGATGACGCACTGTTCCTGGCGACCGAGCCGGGCCTGAACGCCCTGGAGGTGTTCCAGACCCCGATCACCTGCTGGGACGACCTTCTGCAGGCCTGCGCCGAAATCGCCGAGGGCAAGCACGAGTTCAAGACCATCGTCGTCGACACGGTGGATAACGCCTACAAGATGTGCTCGGACTACGTCTGCAAGAAATTTAAGATCGAGCACGAATCCGACCTGGGCTACGGCAAGGGCTACGCGCTGATCAACAACGAGTTCCAGCGTGTCATCAACAAGCTCGCCTTCCTGCCCTATGGGCTGATCCTGATCTCCCACTCTCAGGAACGGGACATCGAGACCCGGACCGGCAAACACACCCGCATCGTGCCGACGCTGCCGGAAAAGGCGCGGAAGCTGGTCACCGGTCTGGTGGACCTGATCCTGTTTTGCGACCTGGACATGAAAACCGGCGAGGACGGCAAGCCGGTCTGGCAGCGCGTGATGCGCACCAAGCCCAGTCCCAACTACGACGCCGGTGACCGCACCGGCCGACTCCCTGAAGTCATCCCCCTCGATTTTTCGAGCTTCATGAAAGCCTTCAACAACACGGCAGCCGGAGCTGCGGCGAGTGCCGCCCGGCCGAAGCCGGAGCCGACCGCGAGTGCGGCGGCGAAACCTCAACAGTAA
- a CDS encoding DUF669 domain-containing protein — MEHYENQSNSNLDLAQFDDAFETAEVEEREFEAVPDGKYQVNVDRVELTRAQTSGNPMLKWTLRILAPTHKGRLLWRNNVMASNENIKWLKQDLYTCGLQLQKLSDLPGYLEQLLNIKLEVTKRTRGENENIYFNRRIVMADDAGAPGAAMDDMIPF, encoded by the coding sequence ATGGAACACTACGAAAACCAATCCAACAGCAACCTCGACCTGGCGCAGTTCGACGACGCCTTCGAAACCGCCGAAGTAGAGGAACGTGAATTCGAAGCCGTCCCCGACGGCAAGTACCAGGTCAACGTCGACCGGGTCGAACTGACCCGCGCCCAGACTTCGGGCAATCCCATGCTCAAGTGGACCCTGCGCATTCTCGCGCCGACCCACAAGGGCCGTCTGCTCTGGCGCAACAACGTCATGGCCAGCAACGAGAACATCAAGTGGCTCAAGCAGGACCTCTACACCTGCGGGCTGCAGCTTCAGAAGCTCTCCGACCTGCCGGGCTACCTCGAGCAGCTTCTCAACATCAAGCTGGAGGTGACCAAACGCACTCGCGGTGAAAACGAGAACATCTACTTCAACCGTCGCATTGTCATGGCCGACGATGCCGGAGCTCCCGGCGCGGCGATGGACGACATGATCCCGTTCTGA
- a CDS encoding ERCC4 domain-containing protein produces the protein MMDRITVVVDTREQEPYSFDSDKVSAVRKALPAGDYSLVGLEERVAVERKSLTDFVSTVIRGRKRFHRELEKLSAYEAACVVVECNFRDLVDGRYRSDAHPHALIGTVASIVVDFGVPVYFCSDRQAACRFVEEYLTRFHRRIARCQKEMRVTRRDSGEE, from the coding sequence ATGATGGACCGGATCACCGTTGTCGTCGACACCCGCGAACAGGAGCCCTACAGCTTCGATAGCGACAAGGTTTCGGCGGTTCGCAAGGCGCTGCCCGCCGGTGATTACTCGCTGGTCGGCCTCGAGGAACGGGTGGCGGTGGAGCGCAAATCCCTGACGGATTTCGTCTCCACCGTCATCCGGGGGCGAAAGCGGTTCCACCGCGAACTGGAAAAGCTCTCCGCCTATGAAGCCGCCTGCGTGGTTGTCGAGTGCAACTTTCGCGATCTGGTCGATGGCCGCTATCGCAGCGATGCCCATCCGCACGCGCTGATCGGAACGGTCGCCTCCATCGTCGTCGACTTCGGTGTCCCCGTCTACTTCTGCTCGGACCGGCAGGCCGCCTGCCGTTTTGTCGAGGAGTACCTGACACGTTTTCACCGGAGGATCGCGAGATGCCAAAAAGAAATGAGAGTAACCCGGCGCGACTCCGGGGAAGAATAG
- the recD2 gene encoding SF1B family DNA helicase RecD2, translated as MPKRNESNPARLRGRIERVYYAGPKFSAGRLLTPTGEEVQFAGNLFARENQPVVLLGSWSTHPKYGRQFKVDGMEHDLELDPEGLIHYLANHPEIKGIGPAKARLIVESFGDAFEETLLNDPERIALKARLPLDAARRLRDEWLKNRSVNTVMAWLSAFGLTHHQVTTLVERLGGNCLDILKEDPYILIREIRGFGFKKVDKIARKLGTPKDHTPRIRAGLNFCVREALDNGHCWIEYEDLVDQANLLLVMDALDSRVRIESALDALIEEQALACDSHGGRFVVALPEIVRMERELASLFGQAETPNPHFHSVKKLDALIRRCAATLNEKQLDAVRSALQHSISLISGGAGSGKSYTISVINTICEESDLEVVLAAPTGKAAKRLEEVSGRSGTTIHRLLGYDGKGFSRSKENPVDAHVLVVDEFSMVDVPLAWHLFEAVDLSRTTVLLVGDHNQLPPVGPGNILRDLIQTRAIPTVILDKVVRQAGVLKENCTAVLKGEVRKTSEASVGGCRDWYLVDQFTDPMAARSFLLELFQERLDALGFDIIKDVQVLTPTHKGPLGTKELNEELQRLIQRKLWDTEVPPVAMGRRAPFLKHDKVIQTRNNYDLNVMNGAIGYVVDVLTNGTLVIDFDGMPVELEKGSPDLQDLQLAYALTIHKTQGSEFPCAVVVVHKAHSFMHHRNLLYTGVTRARRTAIVLGDHWGIQNCAKRCQVDDRRTFLPLFLDAAQHAEADFARVAEVE; from the coding sequence ATGCCAAAAAGAAATGAGAGTAACCCGGCGCGACTCCGGGGAAGAATAGAGCGCGTTTACTATGCCGGACCCAAGTTCTCCGCAGGCCGACTGCTCACCCCGACCGGTGAGGAAGTCCAGTTCGCGGGCAATTTGTTCGCCCGGGAAAATCAGCCTGTGGTCCTGCTCGGGTCGTGGTCCACCCATCCCAAATATGGCCGTCAGTTCAAGGTCGACGGGATGGAGCACGACCTCGAACTCGATCCGGAGGGGCTGATCCACTATTTGGCCAACCATCCGGAGATCAAGGGCATTGGTCCGGCCAAGGCCAGATTGATCGTCGAGAGTTTCGGCGACGCCTTTGAAGAAACCCTTCTGAATGACCCCGAACGCATCGCGCTCAAGGCTCGACTGCCTCTGGACGCGGCCCGGCGGCTGCGTGACGAATGGTTGAAGAACCGCAGCGTCAACACCGTCATGGCCTGGCTGTCGGCATTCGGCCTGACCCATCATCAGGTCACCACCCTGGTCGAAAGACTCGGCGGCAACTGCCTCGATATCCTGAAAGAAGACCCGTACATCCTCATTCGGGAGATCCGGGGATTCGGCTTCAAGAAGGTCGACAAGATTGCCCGCAAGCTGGGAACCCCCAAGGACCATACCCCTCGTATCCGGGCCGGGCTGAATTTCTGCGTCCGTGAAGCCCTGGACAATGGCCACTGCTGGATCGAATACGAGGATCTGGTCGACCAGGCCAATCTGCTGCTGGTCATGGATGCCCTGGACAGCCGGGTTCGTATCGAGAGCGCCCTCGACGCGCTCATCGAAGAACAGGCGCTTGCCTGCGATTCCCACGGCGGACGTTTCGTGGTCGCTCTGCCGGAGATCGTCCGAATGGAGCGGGAGTTGGCCTCGCTGTTCGGCCAGGCCGAAACACCCAACCCGCATTTCCACTCTGTCAAGAAACTCGATGCCCTGATTCGGCGCTGCGCGGCGACGCTGAACGAGAAGCAGCTCGACGCGGTCCGCTCGGCCCTCCAGCACAGCATCAGCCTGATTTCGGGTGGAGCCGGTTCGGGCAAGAGCTACACCATTTCGGTCATCAACACCATCTGCGAGGAGAGCGATCTGGAGGTCGTGCTCGCCGCGCCGACCGGCAAGGCAGCAAAGCGCCTGGAAGAAGTCAGCGGTCGCAGCGGCACCACCATCCACCGTCTGCTCGGCTATGACGGCAAGGGTTTCTCGCGCAGCAAGGAGAACCCCGTCGATGCCCACGTCCTGGTGGTCGACGAGTTTTCGATGGTGGACGTGCCGTTGGCCTGGCACCTGTTCGAGGCGGTTGACCTGTCGCGGACCACGGTGCTGCTGGTCGGTGACCACAACCAGCTTCCGCCGGTAGGTCCAGGGAACATCCTGCGCGATCTGATCCAGACACGCGCCATCCCCACGGTCATCCTCGACAAGGTCGTGCGTCAGGCTGGCGTCCTCAAGGAGAACTGCACTGCCGTTCTGAAGGGCGAGGTGCGCAAGACCAGCGAGGCGTCGGTGGGCGGATGCCGGGATTGGTATCTGGTGGATCAGTTCACCGACCCGATGGCGGCACGCTCGTTCCTGCTGGAGCTGTTTCAGGAGCGGCTCGATGCCCTGGGTTTCGACATCATCAAGGACGTGCAGGTGCTGACGCCGACCCACAAGGGGCCGCTCGGCACCAAGGAATTGAACGAGGAACTGCAGCGGCTCATCCAGCGCAAGCTCTGGGACACCGAAGTGCCGCCGGTCGCCATGGGCCGCCGCGCCCCGTTTCTCAAGCACGACAAGGTTATCCAGACCCGGAACAACTACGACCTGAACGTGATGAATGGTGCCATCGGCTATGTGGTCGATGTTCTCACGAACGGCACCCTGGTCATCGATTTCGACGGCATGCCGGTGGAACTGGAAAAGGGTTCGCCCGACCTGCAGGATCTGCAGCTCGCCTATGCGCTCACCATCCACAAAACCCAGGGGTCCGAATTCCCCTGCGCCGTGGTGGTGGTCCACAAGGCGCATTCCTTCATGCACCACCGCAATCTGCTCTACACCGGGGTGACCCGCGCCCGGCGCACCGCCATTGTCCTGGGCGACCATTGGGGCATCCAGAATTGCGCCAAGCGTTGCCAGGTGGATGACCGTCGGACCTTTCTGCCCCTGTTTCTGGACGCCGCCCAGCACGCGGAGGCCGATTTCGCCCGTGTCGCGGAGGTCGAATGA